ctatctccaatgctaagaaCATCATTAGGCGTCTTTAAGTTGTCaaatcatatccttacaaattcttatacatccttataaatcatttaaatcttataattttatctccaaccacaCAAACATCTTACATATCCTATTACCTCcgactaaaaaataaaaatatattagataaagaCTAGTATGGGCATGCCCTTAGGCAAGTTGGAGAACTCGTGACTCAGACTTGACTCGAAGAGAACTTGGAttgaattttatatacaaacataagtatttttgaaattatatgtaatagaactttaaaaatatcttccaaaaatcaaattttaacataaatGTCCAAAAGAggtaacataataattcaaaacttaaaaattaaacgTAAGATTAGTCAATAGATTCATgattcatcatcattttgtccGTATCGAGATAAAAGAACTCGTGATTTGAACTCGACTCGGCGAGGTGGGGAGTCAGGGAGTTTATTTTGAGTATTCGGCCGACTCGAAAGAGTTTTACAACCTTGCCCTTAAGTAAAGGCATccttaaaaaaattagttttagacAAGCTTCAACGGCAAACGATATCCAAAGGCACACAAAGACACCCTATTGGAGATAACCTCTAGAAATTCTAGTAACTCCACGACTCTTGTCAGTAGTTCTACCTGTAAAGAACAATCAAAAACAGAAGTTTCTAACCGTAGGTACGATAGGACCATGCATGAAATGGAAGTTGGATATGTTACACATATTACATATAGGCCCACATCAAAGACATGCTGAGTAAACAATTCACGTTCTCTTTGCTTCAAATAATACCTTTCTACCGGTCTCTTCATTCAGCAAATTTACCAATAAATTCAAAAAACATTCAGCTATGAACAGATTATACAAGAATAATTCACGGGCTATATACATTCCAACAAAAGGAGCAGCAAACATAGGACGCTTCATTGATCTTTGATAAAAAGCTACTTATAATCATTCCTGGTCATGTTGGATTAAAAATTGTACTACACAGGGATAGACTTCAGCAACTGCCTGCATTCACACCAGACACCGATTAGGACCATTTGATATTTTAAGCATCATAGAGTTCTTTTTTTAATGAGACAACAAAACTATATACGACACTTCAAGGATACAGACTGAAAGAAAAGGTCAGAGGAATTACCAATCGCCCCCCAACCAAATCATAATGGGCGTAATGTGAGCCATCTGGTTCACCAAAAAGTTTATATGTAACCAAATTCTCAGGGATCAGCTTTGTTGTTTCTGTTCATTCAaccataaaatttatattagatAAACTGCCAAGTTTCAGTACCCCCTTCTTGAAGGAACTGCAACATTTCAAATGCATGACTATCATTTTTAAGCTCAACAAATTACCCAGTACAGCTTCAGGGGGGCAAATTGCATCTCGATCACCTGCAATGGCCAAAACCGGGATATTGATTTTGTGAATATGATCCTTATAGAAAAACTTCCCACTCCGGTCACACAAACCACGCTCACGCAAGGCTGATGCCAACTGCAATAAAAGTTTTGCAGGTATGGTACCTGCCAGAAATGTATAGCCCTATTATGAGCAtaaaaccccaaaaagggggTAACAAAATTTACTTTCATACTTGCAtaactttattatttaataataaagagGGCAGCACCtcaattgttttattaataaccaACATGACACTATACAACAACACACTGCCAATTCAATGATGGATGTCCCATCATTGAGATTTGAATCTAGTAAAACCATTCCTATACAATTCTACATTCATAACAAATTCAATATCACGATATTAATACTTACAGAAGTTGTTCAAAACAAGCTTTTTCAATAGCTCAGGATGCATCATGTCTTGTGCCGATATCATGTGGTTAAGCCATGACAACACATACGGAGGACTAGATGTAAAAGGATAAGCAGCGGTTAGCATCGCCCCTAAAGGAATAATAGGCACATTAAGAGCTTTTGCAGGATCAGCCTGCACACAGAAAGTAAATGATAATTAGTGTCAGGTGATAAGTAGTTGTCCCCAGATAGCAAGTTACTCTAAATAATTAGGTCCACCGATCAAGAAACACTTCTTACAAGTGGCATTAGTAACTTGAGTGTAGATTTTGAGGATGTATAGTCGAGTGAAGATGCCAAAGTAACAATAGCCGCTAACTCTGGTTCCCGTCCTTCAGAGCCtttatcattaaaaaatattacaaaatcgAACAAACAGGTCTTATACTTCTTTCCCAATAAACTAAAGTAAGATGAAATTTACCATATCGTGATAACATAGAATACAGTAAAATTCCCCCCATAGAGTGTCCAACCGCAAGCAGTTTACCATCCTCTGGTTGAGTATGAGCCTTTATATATTTCATCTGCTTTTGAAAGAAGATCATTAGATGCTTATTTAAAAAGATGGAGACCAACTGATCAggtcaaataaaaaagaaaaagataggtCGTTGTTTTAGTTCTTTGACATAGGAAAATGTCACCTCACCGCAGCAGGCACATCCTCTTCAAGGTAGTGATCAAAATCCCAATCATATTTGACAATCAACTCCAGCTGATTTTGAAAATCTTCAATGGTTGTGATCAAACGATCATGCAAGTCAAACAATGGGGGTGATACAGTACGCTGACCTTCttcaattatattaattagGTTTTCACTCAGATCCTTTATCTGGGTTGCAACAGCAGAGTTTTGTCTCACTTCCAACAAACTTAAAAGGTTTTTCTTTATCTCATTAAACCGTTCTGCAAGAAAAGAATCCCCAACTAGCTTTGAAAACTGGTCAAACAATTTTGCAGAAATTAGTCTAGATTGACCTTCACTGAGAAAGCCAGATACTCTATTGGCCAAAGTTATAAATGTTTCAGTCAACTTGGTTACAAGTACCGAATCCTCCCAGATAGTTGGTAGTCCTGCTGGGTCTTTATTAATAATAGCAAATCTTGATTCTGTCAGGACGCTTTCCTTATTATTTGAAGGTTGTGAATCAAATCGAGCACTTTCTACTCCAGTTGCAGTAGTAGCTTCCATCTGCTCAGATATTGCATGGGCAGATTGTTCAATTT
The sequence above is drawn from the Erigeron canadensis isolate Cc75 chromosome 4, C_canadensis_v1, whole genome shotgun sequence genome and encodes:
- the LOC122596384 gene encoding uncharacterized protein LOC122596384 isoform X2 codes for the protein MMIHHSQTHTATAIVSNLQMPLSTSSVLLLRRLSSHHHHHLRFRRLLPSTRLTSVRAFSSNDTDSDIQINGEKVSNKPPICTADELHYVSVQNCDWKLALWRYHPSPQAKLRKHPLLLLSGVGTNAIGYDLSPESSFARYMCEQGFDTWILEVRGAGLSIHGSNPKEIEQSAHAISEQMEATTATGVESARFDSQPSNNKESVLTESRFAIINKDPAGLPTIWEDSVLVTKLTETFITLANRVSGFLSEGQSRLISAKLFDQFSKLVGDSFLAERFNEIKKNLLSLLEVRQNSAVATQIKDLSENLINIIEEGQRTVSPPLFDLHDRLITTIEDFQNQLELIVKYDWDFDHYLEEDVPAAMKYIKAHTQPEDGKLLAVGHSMGGILLYSMLSRYGSEGREPELAAIVTLASSLDYTSSKSTLKLLMPLADPAKALNVPIIPLGAMLTAAYPFTSSPPYVLSWLNHMISAQDMMHPELLKKLVLNNFCTIPAKLLLQLASALRERGLCDRSGKFFYKDHIHKINIPVLAIAGDRDAICPPEAVLETTKLIPENLVTYKLFGEPDGSHYAHYDLVGGRLLLKSIPV
- the LOC122596384 gene encoding uncharacterized protein LOC122596384 isoform X1, with the protein product MMIHHSQTHTATAIVSNLQMPLSTSSVLLLRRLSSHHHHHLRFRRLLPSTRLTSVRAFSSNDTDSDIQINGEKVSNKPPICTADELHYVSVQNCDWKLALWRYHPSPQAKLRKHPLLLLSGVGTNAIGYDLSPESSFARYMCEQGFDTWILEVRGAGLSIHGSNPKEIEQSAHAISEQMEATTATGVESARFDSQPSNNKESVLTESRFAIINKDPAGLPTIWEDSVLVTKLTETFITLANRVSGFLSEGQSRLISAKLFDQFSKLVGDSFLAERFNEIKKNLLSLLEVRQNSAVATQIKDLSENLINIIEEGQRTVSPPLFDLHDRLITTIEDFQNQLELIVKYDWDFDHYLEEDVPAAMKYIKAHTQPEDGKLLAVGHSMGGILLYSMLSRYGSEGREPELAAIVTLASSLDYTSSKSTLKLLMPLADPAKALNVPIIPLGAMLTAAYPFTSSPPYVLSWLNHMISAQDMMHPELLKKLVLNNFCTIPAKLLLQLASALRERGLCDRSGKFFYKDHIHKINIPVLAIAGDRDAICPPEAVLETTKLIPENLVTYKLFGEPDGSHYAHYDLVGGRLAVAEVYPCVVQFLIQHDQE